A stretch of the Papaver somniferum cultivar HN1 chromosome 6, ASM357369v1, whole genome shotgun sequence genome encodes the following:
- the LOC113290715 gene encoding uncharacterized protein LOC113290715, producing the protein MGAVLGQYDEDGKKDRAIYYESKYSTLEKTCLALVWATQRLRHYMLSHSVQLLSRMDPLKYLFEKPIISGRTARWQLLLEEFDITYLIQKSIKGRAIPDHLAAQPIPDCETLITEFPDEHILVAEQDDEGELWKMYFDGAMNPVGKGAKAILISPDEVRIPISIQLNFNCTNNMAKYEACIDGLRDALELSVKKLEVYGDSLLIVNQTQKVWKIKEEKLVSYHECLMKLVEKFDCITFHHLYRYNNQFANALVALASLIPIQGDSTVKPIEVARREQPAYRYAVEIEAETPDGVHGTMISRITYSIRRCQTG; encoded by the coding sequence ATGGGGGCAGTTTTAGGACAATATGATGAAGATGGTAAGAAAGATCGGGCTATTTACTATGAATCAAAATACTCAACATTAGAGAAAACATGCCTTGCTCTTGTCTGGGCTACTCAACGGCTTAGACATTACATGTTATCTCATTCGGTGCAATTGTTATCAAGGATGGACCCACTTAAATATCTATTTGAAAAGCCAATAATCTCAGGGAGAACGGCCAGGTGGCAGTTGTTGTTAGAAGAATTTGATATCACTTATCTGATACAAAAGTCAATAAAAGGAAGAGCAATACCAGATCACTTAGCAGCGCAACCTATCCCGGATTGCGAGACACTCATAACAGAATTTCCCGACGAACATATCCTTGTTGCTGAACAAGATGATGAAGGTGAATTGTGGAAGATGTATTTTGATGGAGCAATGAACCCAGTTGGTAAAGGAGCAAAGGCAATTTTGATATCTCCTGATGAGGtacgcattccaatttctattcAATTGAATTTCAACTGTACTAACAATATGGCTAAATATGAAGCATGCATTGATGGATTGAGAGATGCCTTGGAGTTATCAGTCAAGAAGTTGGAGGTATATGGAGATTCTTTGCTGATTGTCAACCAAACACAGAAAGTCTGGAAGATCAAGGAAGAAAAGCTAGTTTCATACCATGAATGCCTCATGAAGCTGGTGGAGAAGTTTGATTGcattacttttcatcatctctATAGATACAACAATCAGTTTGCAAATGCATTAGTTGCTTTAGCATCACTAATCCCGATCCAAGGAGATTCCACAGTCAAACCCATCGAGGTGGCGCGAAGAGAGCAACCAGCTTACCGTTACGCGGTTGAGATCGAAGCAGAAACACCCGACGGAGTCCATGGTACCATGATATCAAGAATTACTTATAGTATCAGACGATGCCAGACGGGTTGA